The following are from one region of the Cystobacter ferrugineus genome:
- a CDS encoding glycoside hydrolase family 6 protein — MIPRRTSFRPFLAAALTLASALVSACGQEPATSLGEESPAESASQTATLTELIVNGNFNAGSTTPWWNGANTQSRVENAQWRIDVTTGTANVWDAIVGQSGIRLTSGQSYTLSFTASASTAGALVTTVQTEAAPYTTTLNQRITVDATPRRYSFPFTSSLSTGQGQVTFQLGGAAARTLRLDDISLTTGTGGGTDGGTGGGSDGGSDGGTGGGSDGGTDGGSGPLAMTNGFYVDPNSNPSAWVKANSGDSRAASIQSAIASKPMARWFGNWNSDITSAVSSYVGAAAAAGKLPVLVAYNIPGRDCGSHSGGGAGSPEAYRTWISGLASGIGNRPAIVLIEPDAVAQLDCLPDDTARQTRLGLLRYATEQLRDRAPNTWAYLDGGNARWIAADTMAQRLHSAGVSNIRGFVVNISNFYTTAESISYGNAVSAALSSRYGYGKPFAVDTSRNGNGSNGEWCNPGGRKLGTLSQVGGGAELLLWVKIPGDSDGTCGIAPNTPAGQFSPDLAIRLINGT; from the coding sequence ATGATTCCTCGCCGAACCTCGTTCCGCCCGTTCCTCGCCGCCGCGCTGACACTGGCGTCGGCGCTCGTCTCGGCCTGTGGCCAGGAGCCCGCCACCTCCCTCGGGGAGGAGTCGCCCGCGGAGTCCGCGAGCCAGACGGCGACGCTCACCGAACTCATCGTCAACGGAAATTTCAACGCGGGGAGCACCACGCCCTGGTGGAATGGCGCCAACACGCAGTCGCGCGTCGAGAACGCCCAGTGGCGGATCGATGTCACCACCGGCACCGCCAATGTCTGGGACGCGATCGTCGGCCAGAGCGGCATCCGCCTGACGAGCGGGCAGAGCTACACCCTGTCCTTCACCGCGTCGGCCTCGACGGCTGGGGCGCTGGTCACCACGGTGCAGACGGAGGCCGCCCCGTACACCACGACGCTGAACCAGCGGATCACGGTCGACGCCACGCCGCGCCGCTACTCCTTCCCCTTCACCTCGTCCCTGAGCACGGGCCAGGGCCAGGTGACCTTCCAGCTCGGTGGCGCGGCGGCCCGCACCCTCCGGCTCGATGACATCTCGCTCACGACGGGTACGGGCGGAGGCACGGATGGGGGCACTGGCGGAGGCTCGGACGGGGGCAGCGATGGGGGCACCGGCGGAGGCTCGGACGGAGGCACCGATGGGGGCTCGGGACCCCTGGCCATGACCAACGGCTTCTACGTGGATCCGAACTCCAACCCCTCCGCCTGGGTGAAGGCCAACAGCGGCGACTCGCGAGCCGCCAGCATCCAGTCGGCCATCGCGAGCAAGCCGATGGCGCGCTGGTTCGGCAACTGGAACAGCGACATCACCTCGGCGGTGTCGAGCTACGTCGGCGCGGCGGCCGCCGCCGGCAAGCTGCCCGTGCTCGTGGCCTACAACATCCCCGGCCGCGACTGCGGCAGCCACTCGGGAGGCGGCGCGGGCAGCCCCGAGGCCTACCGGACGTGGATCTCCGGCCTCGCCTCGGGCATCGGCAACCGCCCCGCCATCGTCCTCATCGAGCCGGATGCCGTCGCCCAGCTCGACTGCCTGCCCGACGACACCGCCCGGCAGACCCGCCTGGGCCTGCTGCGCTACGCCACCGAGCAGTTGCGTGACCGCGCCCCCAACACGTGGGCCTACCTCGACGGCGGCAACGCGCGGTGGATCGCCGCCGACACCATGGCGCAGCGGCTCCACTCCGCGGGCGTGAGCAACATCCGGGGCTTCGTGGTCAACATCTCCAACTTCTACACCACCGCCGAGTCCATCTCGTATGGCAACGCCGTCAGCGCCGCGCTGTCCAGCCGCTACGGCTACGGCAAGCCCTTCGCGGTGGACACCAGCCGCAATGGCAACGGCTCCAACGGCGAGTGGTGCAATCCCGGCGGGCGCAAGCTGGGCACCCTGTCCCAGGTGGGCGGCGGCGCCGAGCTGCTCTTGTGGGTGAAGATCCCCGGGGACTCCGACGGCACGTGTGGCATCGCCCCGAACACGCCCGCGGGCCAGTTCAGCCCGGACCTCGCCATCCGCCTCATCAACGGCACGTAG
- a CDS encoding fascin domain-containing protein, with product MMEGLKKWVLCLVALCGLVPGASLASGLKVSLQSDEGTYFARCNGCQKSVDNKIPDTITTHVKAATEPYAQFELVLVGNGKIALKSDTGKFVGRCNGCITGGKVPDFATVHVGEATPPAYAQFTIETLANGKYALKADTGKYLARCNGCSPGASTPNSVTVHATNPGKEAYAQWTITPIFPKGSKISLQSDEGTYLARCNGCQKSVDNKIPDTITTHVKAATEPYAQFEVVQVSGGKIALKSDTGKFVGRCNGCIVGGTVPDFATVHVADSAPAYAQFKPVLLNNGKWGLQADTGKYLARCNGCSPGASTPNSVTVHATDPNKEAYAQWNIAYVP from the coding sequence ATGATGGAAGGCTTGAAGAAGTGGGTGTTGTGTCTGGTGGCGCTGTGTGGGCTGGTTCCGGGAGCCAGCCTGGCCTCTGGTCTGAAGGTTTCCCTCCAGTCGGATGAGGGGACGTACTTCGCGCGGTGTAACGGCTGCCAGAAGAGCGTGGACAACAAGATCCCCGACACCATCACCACGCACGTCAAGGCGGCCACCGAGCCCTACGCCCAGTTCGAACTGGTGCTCGTGGGCAACGGGAAGATCGCCCTCAAGTCAGACACCGGCAAGTTCGTGGGCCGCTGCAATGGCTGCATCACGGGCGGCAAGGTGCCGGACTTCGCGACGGTGCATGTCGGCGAAGCCACCCCGCCCGCGTATGCCCAGTTCACGATCGAGACGCTGGCCAACGGCAAGTACGCGCTCAAGGCCGACACGGGGAAGTACCTGGCACGTTGCAATGGCTGTTCACCGGGCGCCTCGACGCCCAACTCCGTCACCGTGCATGCCACGAACCCCGGCAAGGAAGCCTACGCCCAGTGGACGATCACTCCCATCTTCCCCAAGGGCAGCAAGATTTCCCTCCAGTCGGATGAGGGGACGTACCTGGCGCGGTGCAACGGCTGCCAGAAGAGCGTGGACAACAAGATCCCCGACACCATCACCACGCACGTCAAGGCGGCCACCGAGCCCTATGCCCAGTTCGAGGTGGTGCAGGTGAGCGGCGGGAAGATCGCCCTCAAGTCGGACACCGGCAAGTTCGTGGGCCGCTGCAATGGCTGCATCGTGGGCGGCACGGTGCCGGACTTCGCGACGGTGCACGTGGCCGACTCGGCCCCGGCGTATGCTCAGTTCAAGCCGGTGCTGCTCAACAATGGCAAGTGGGGTCTCCAGGCCGACACGGGGAAGTACCTGGCGCGCTGCAATGGCTGCTCGCCAGGCGCCTCGACGCCCAACTCCGTCACCGTGCATGCCACGGACCCCAACAAGGAAGCCTACGCTCAGTGGAACATCGCCTACGTTCCTTGA
- a CDS encoding RluA family pseudouridine synthase encodes METWFTPFEPQPAPDALPAAFPSPFDEQGPHALAQRAAEVMRAELRSGFVAPGVPTGPLEGAEGGKMFGVLVVREPGGRVGFLRAFSGMLGGRWNLPGYVPPLFDAEARALIESPGEAQVKRLLARAEAFQSSPELAALRDAHARQEARHVRRREELRFAHEERRRLRHARRAELEASGVLSEDARREALHRLDQESRGDKAERRREDAAQDAERRELAPRLARLERRGRALERLRHMFCRALMRRLHDTYGVVNARGARRPLRSLYAPGEPPSGAADCAAPKLLAHAFAHGLMPLALAEFWWGTPPASGGRVSGAFYAACRDKCGPLLPFMLEGLEVAPPRRFAPPARVAGELAILFEDAWLVVIDKPSGLLSVPGKDEAVTDSVLARLRARYSQATGPLLVHRLDLDTSGLLVAALDPRTHAAVQRQFLHRDVHKRYVAWVEGQVKGEEGTIDLPLRVDLNDRPRQIHDPVHGKAAVTRWRVLERTGTRTRVAFFPLTGRTHQLRVHAAHPLGLGAPIVGDRLYGHEDARLMLHAEALEFTHPETGGRVHFERRAPF; translated from the coding sequence GTGGAGACGTGGTTCACCCCCTTCGAGCCGCAGCCAGCCCCGGACGCGCTTCCCGCTGCCTTCCCGAGTCCTTTCGACGAGCAGGGCCCTCACGCCCTGGCGCAACGGGCCGCGGAGGTGATGCGGGCGGAGCTTCGCTCGGGCTTCGTGGCCCCGGGTGTCCCCACCGGCCCGCTCGAGGGTGCCGAGGGCGGCAAGATGTTCGGGGTGCTCGTGGTGCGCGAGCCCGGGGGCCGTGTTGGCTTCCTGCGCGCCTTCTCCGGCATGCTCGGGGGACGCTGGAACCTGCCGGGATACGTCCCGCCGCTCTTCGATGCCGAGGCCCGTGCCCTCATCGAGTCCCCCGGCGAGGCCCAGGTGAAGCGGCTGCTCGCCCGCGCGGAAGCCTTCCAGTCCTCGCCCGAGCTCGCCGCGCTCCGCGACGCTCACGCGCGCCAGGAAGCACGCCATGTCCGGCGCAGGGAGGAGCTCCGTTTCGCACATGAGGAGCGGCGGCGCCTGCGCCATGCCCGGCGGGCCGAGCTCGAGGCCTCGGGGGTGCTGTCCGAGGACGCGCGGCGCGAGGCACTCCACCGGCTCGACCAGGAGAGCCGGGGTGACAAGGCGGAGCGGCGTCGTGAGGACGCGGCCCAGGACGCCGAGCGACGGGAGCTCGCGCCGAGGCTCGCACGGCTCGAGCGCCGGGGGCGGGCGCTCGAACGGCTGCGGCACATGTTCTGCCGCGCGCTCATGCGGCGCCTGCACGACACCTACGGGGTGGTCAACGCGCGGGGAGCGCGCCGCCCCCTCCGCTCGCTCTACGCTCCGGGTGAGCCTCCCTCGGGCGCCGCCGATTGCGCCGCCCCCAAACTGCTCGCCCATGCCTTCGCGCACGGTCTGATGCCCCTGGCGCTCGCCGAGTTCTGGTGGGGCACGCCGCCGGCCTCGGGTGGCCGCGTCTCGGGGGCCTTCTACGCCGCCTGCCGGGACAAGTGCGGCCCCCTGTTGCCCTTCATGCTGGAGGGACTCGAGGTCGCGCCTCCCCGGCGCTTCGCTCCCCCCGCTCGCGTGGCCGGAGAACTGGCCATCCTCTTCGAGGACGCCTGGCTCGTGGTGATCGACAAGCCCTCGGGTCTGCTGTCCGTGCCGGGCAAGGACGAGGCGGTGACGGACTCGGTGCTGGCCCGGCTTCGCGCCCGGTATTCCCAGGCCACGGGGCCGCTGCTGGTGCACCGGCTCGACCTGGACACCTCGGGGCTGCTCGTCGCGGCGCTCGACCCGCGCACGCACGCGGCCGTGCAGCGGCAGTTCCTCCACCGCGACGTCCACAAGCGCTACGTGGCGTGGGTGGAGGGTCAGGTAAAGGGCGAGGAGGGCACCATCGACCTTCCCCTGCGCGTGGACCTGAACGACCGGCCCCGGCAGATCCACGATCCCGTGCATGGCAAGGCCGCCGTCACCCGCTGGCGGGTGCTCGAGCGGACCGGGACACGCACCCGCGTGGCCTTCTTCCCGCTCACGGGACGGACCCACCAGTTGCGCGTCCACGCGGCGCACCCGCTCGGCCTGGGCGCGCCCATCGTCGGAGACCGCCTCTACGGGCACGAGGACGCGCGCCTGATGCTGCACGCGGAGGCACTCGAATTCACGCACCCGGAGACGGGCGGGCGCGTCCACTTCGAGCGGCGGGCTCCCTTCTGA